From the genome of Daphnia pulex isolate KAP4 chromosome 12, ASM2113471v1:
GGTTTTAGCGGTGCCTTCTTGAACGTGCGTTCCAGGAAACGTTCACTTTGTGGTCCCTCACCTTTTTAAGCGAAACAATTGGTTAATGAGAATGAGACTGCTGAAAATCTTAAGACTAATAAAGAAAGCAACTTACCAGCTCCGTTGTACGCCATTACACGAACCCAGTAGTATGTATCGGGCATCAAACCAACGATCAGGGCTTCGTTTCGTGTACTTCGACTCAGATAGAAGACGGAAGCGTCTTCCTTGTCTTGACGACGCCAATATTTGATACGGAATCCAATCATGTTGCCTCGCATTTGCTTGCGAGATAAATCCATTGGGAGCCATGTCACGTTCAACGATGTCGAGTTGAAAGCTCGTGCGGCCACCTGTTAACATTATCATGATCAGCAATGATATCATTATCTTGactaaattcaatttgaaaattacttGATTGGGAGCCACTTGAGGAACGTCCTCAGCTGAATAAATGGAAACCTCTGGAGATTCTTGGCCACACCCGACATCGTTACATCCTTGAACtgtgataagaaaaatataagaatgtTAGTTTAGTCTGTTTCTTCCCATGTAGGTTCAAAAGCTGAAATTCAGTTTTAAAAGACAGATCGATGTCGTACCTTTCACTTTGTAGGGAGTGTAGTAATAGCGACGATTACGATCGACAGTGGCAACGAAAAGACCAGCTGAACGTGAATGCTTGACAATCTGGGATTGATATTCGGATTCCTCGGTCACGTCAGCATCAACACCAGCCAACCGGCGCCAAAAGACCTTGTAGTAAGTTCCCGAAGCATTCTGTTGCTGGCCAACAAACGGTGTCCATGTTATGGTCAAATCACCAGTCTttccaccgccgccaccgacATTGGTAGGGGGTTGGAAGATTCGATCCGGGCGTGTATTATATTGTGGTGATGGAATTGAGGATGGTCCGTAGCCAAGCGTATTGGCAGCCGAGATTCGGAATTCGTAAGTAGAATAAGGAGAGACAGTGTTGATAAGTTGGGCTTCTTTGCGGGAAGTCAGTCGATCCACGTCTTTGGCTGTGATGTTCATGGCAAGGACACTCCACGTTTGATTCCAGTTGGTTCTACCTTCCACCATATACAGGCGGATGGGATCACCGTTGGTTGCACCATCAGTCCACCTGAGGACAGCTGACGATGAAGTAAGCTCCAAGACCTTATTACAAACAATACAAGTTAGAACAGATTCGAAATGAACtgaaaggaaaattttaaatattacttgGACACCACCGACAGCTCCCGGAGGTCCATACACAAACAAGTGTGTTTTGGTGGAGATACGGCCGACAGAAGTCTTGGCCACACACTCGTATTCTCCAGCTTGACCCAATGTTATGTTATTGATTTCAAGACTGCCTTCTCTTGAGCGGATGTAGTGAGCCGCTTCCAAATTATCGTGAAAGTCGACGGGAGACGAATCAAACCGCAATGTAATTCCATTGTGTTTCCAGATGTAAGCCAAATCAAGGATGCCCTCTGCCGACGCTCGACAACGTAACTGTTCCGTCTGTCCTACTGTGGTGAGGATGCGGTTAGGAGGTTCCTCCACGAATACTGGCCCACGCAAAACAATGACGCGCCCTGTACTAGAATCCGAGCCAAACCTATAGACcacaacaaaaacatgaaaaacaattgagaTTTAATCtgaagttattattttttcttaccgATTTTCGGCAGTGCAAGTGAAATTTCCAACGTCTTCCATAGAGACGGGATTGATAAGCAAGTGTCCAGATGGAAGAATAATTCTTCTTCCACCAGAACCAATAGCGAAGCCATCTTTCCTCCACACATATTTCGGTCGAGGTGCAGCTTCCGGGTTGCATGCAATAGTTACGTTTCCTCCGTCAGCAGCATAAATGTCGGATTCCAAAGGCCTTTGAGGAAACAAGGTAGTACgattaaataattataccaAGATAAAGCTTAAAGAATAAATGAAGAGAGAAGGAAACATACTTTTTAGCAAACGAAGGCTTTATGTCCAAGATTCTCAGCTGGCCGGATGAGTACCTCTCCGCAATTTGATTCGAAGCTTTGCACTGATACATTGCTTGATCACGGTCTGGGTCCAGTTTGCGtataatcaaaacattttcacggATCTCGAAGCGTTCGCGATCTCCTTGCTCAAGCGAAAGAGGGTCGAGAACCTATGAAACGAATTTAAAAGTCGATATATAACGTTACTGTTTCAGTTTACGCATCAAGTCATTAGAAACCAACCTGTCCGTTTCGTAGCCACAGATAATTGACGTCGGGTATGCCAAATGCTTCACAAGTCCACAACAAATCTTCGCCCCTGTCCATATGCATATCTCCAAGCGGAATTGTAAATACTGGTGTGGCTTGAACGCTAACTGTCACAGACCCTTCAATTGAAACCTTAAAAACcggaaaatgttaaattaaatacagaaaagaaattaagatTGCGAAATACCTTGTCATTGGTGGCGCGGCAAACATATTCTCCCATATCTTCAACTTTTACTTTGGGTAAAACGAGAATTCGGTTGTAGTTTGTGATGACAACACCCTTAGGTAATGGAGCTCCTTTACGAGTCCAATTGTAATTAGGGACAGGGTAACCAAATGCTACGCATTCAAGTCGAACATCTTCACCAACTCTTGGGGCTTCTGGGAAACTCTTGGGGAAATTGTTTGGGAATTTGAGCTGTTGGTAATTAGGATGCTGGCGAACTTCGACCGAAAAGAAAGGTCCATTACGACCGTTACTGGAAACGGTACTTTGCACATTGCAGGAATAGCGGCCTCGATCGATATTTTCAAGGGatgaaaaatacaagtttccgtcgaaagaaacaaaagttcgTGAATCCTCTTCTACGAAATTGGGGAAAACATCGCGGACCCAATAGTATTGGATATCAGGGAAGTATTGAGGAGGATCACAATAAATCGCTTTTCCCCAATGTTCAAGACCGTTTTCTGATGAACGCTTGAGATTGAATTCTCCAATGAAGCCAAAGGAAAGTTGCACACTCTCGGATACGATAGACCCGTATTGGTTGCTGGCTACGCAATGATATTTTCCTCTGCAAAACAAATTACACAAATATCAATATAATACGACGTGGATAactaacattttaattttaaaattacctgTCTTTGATTTCCTCTGGATTGGTAATAATTAGCAAACCACCACTGACAGTATGTCGTGGCATTAGAAGCGGATCAATCCGTTTGGAAACAAGCTGGTCGCTTTCAAAATCTTCTTTGTACCATTGGAATTCTGGAGTAGGGTAACCATTTGCTATACAACTAAGGGTAACTTGATTCAATGTCTTCCTTCTGGTCAGATCAAATACCACAGGCACTGGTTGCCGAATAAAGTAAGGCCCACGCGGAATTCTAGTGATATCATTTACAACAATTCCATACTGAAATGTTCTGTCTTCCACATCCAATAAATTCACCTAGCAAGAAGGATATTTATTAATAcaagaaaatttagaaataattttttgtataaaTACCTGATTGACAGGAATTTCACAGATATAAAGCAATGGGTCTTTTCCATCCACACGCAAAAGACCCCACTGTCTAGCTGAGAGTGAATAACCATAAGATAAGAAGTCCTTTTCAAAGACAGTTTCTTGATTAGGTAAGAAGGCTGTATCAAGATTCATCATGGTAGTGCCATCTCCATCGTTGATCCATACACCTGGGCTTTGTTGTCTTCCACTGATGTACCAAATTCTATGGCTGGGGTCATTCTTGTTGAGGTATGTTGTGATAAAACTATGTTCTTCAAGTGTGTTTACACTGGTTAAGTCAGAGTTGAAAGCTCTGCAGTACTGCCTAGCTTCATCTCTAGTTTTGATTGGGCTTCGAATGAATTTGTAACATGACGTGGCGTAGTGCACCCAAGATTTTGGACAGATTGCATCAGGATCATAAGTTTCACTTTTGACATTAGTTTGTCCAAATAAACTGTTGGGCGACGTTAAAAGTTGTGCATTTGATTCCCAAACAAGGAATGTGAAGAGTAACAACGTGACAGGATTCATTGCAGCTATcactgtttgaaaaaaaataattatgaattAAAACGATGGCGTTGAATTCAATGAGATTAAATGACTTACCTTTAACCAGAGAAGTtcgaaaacgaaataaaaagtaaaacgttactttaaaaattcataGTGACAACTGCAAGTTGCCCAACAGGTAAACCAGGtaaaccaaacaacaaactGCCAAAGCCAACacccaaagaaaaagcttAGCAGGTGTAGGCGAAGAAGCACATTTCAACCAATTGCAGGTAAGACGCGATGGTTGCCAAATCGCCAAAATAACATCCGTCGTATTCGATGACcgatgatttaaattttttattttattcatacAATTCTGCAAACCATTTATTCCGTTCGGAGTTgtacaaataaattttgtgtGATTCAAAGTAAATATCAGATTGTGTTGAACTTGAACTTCGATATGAAAATTGAGTTACGGGGAATGGGATACCAAAACTGAAGCTGTCCACTTTGCTTCCGGTCTATACCCGGTGATTTTCTTGAGCTTTAAAAATTCACACAATTACAAAATACATCTGTATTATTTTCACCAGTTAACACGAGTGCAAGTTTCCAGGAACATATGGTGAAATGTTAAAGAGGATCAATGTATGAACGTTTTTGGAAACAAGTATTTTTAGGTAGATCAATTAATTGATCGTCAgtattaacaaaatttaactGAATCACTTGTCAACTATGATCTTGTGAATGCTACGCATATGACTCTGTAAATGAATTTTCTGGCGAAATGACCGGGAACAGAGGTCACATTTAAAAGGTTTCGTTCCCGAATGGATCCTAAAATGGGCAGCTAAATTGCTAGGTGTCGGGAACATTTTACGGCAGACTTGACAGCTGTAACGTTCTTTATGATTACGCTTAGAACTCATGCTGTTTGCACGCATGTTTTCATTCGGCCTTTTTGTCTTCACTGTATGCTTAGAACTACTGCAGTTACCATTTTTACTAGTGCTTAAGCTTAAGTTGGTTGACAAAATATCTTCATcctcatcctcttcttcgtcctCATCGCAACGTAGACCAACGGAATTCCTACTAAAATTAGGGTCGTTGTTACTCAGTCCGCCATGCGAATTAGAGAAACCTTGAAGGCGTTGAATTTCAACCACAGCTTCTGCGCTGTGTTTCCCACTAAAattccatgtttttttctcaagAGTTGTCGAACTGTGAACTGTTGGAGCTCGTTCAGTTGAGGCCAAGGCGTTCGTTACTATGGAGTAACTTTGCTGTATACGAGACTCTTGAAAAACGGCCTCCATCCGGATGTCTGTAACTCCTGATGATCCGCTGATGGCTTGATGTGTGTTTGCGTCCCTACCTACAATCATTTCTGAATAGAAAAACAGTCAGTAAATATCataaacagaataaaaattcctCAAGAGTATTGACAAGCAAGCTCCACAATTAAATCCTTAGAGTAGAACCCCGCTAAAAAAGGCACCCCGCAAAGGGATGAGATTATAAGagaaccccccaaaattgttgTGACGTCAACTGAATCAGTCTTGACGtcacatcaaaagaaaaaatggagcCAATTGGGCATCAATCAAGTCTAGACGGAAATACAATAATAAATACCCTGCTTGTTGTCATTAGTTTTTGGCCGCTTTGGCCTTCCAGTCGAATCATCCGAGGTCCCGGGCGTCTCTGTTGCTGCACGTTTCCTTTTGgcatttcgattttcttttacaattgattacacAATTACACGAGGTTATTAGATCTTATATAATAGCAAAAGAGACGTTTGAATCTAAA
Proteins encoded in this window:
- the LOC124209684 gene encoding contactin-like, whose translation is MNPVTLLLFTFLVWESNAQLLTSPNSLFGQTNVKSETYDPDAICPKSWVHYATSCYKFIRSPIKTRDEARQYCRAFNSDLTSVNTLEEHSFITTYLNKNDPSHRIWYISGRQQSPGVWINDGDGTTMMNLDTAFLPNQETVFEKDFLSYGYSLSARQWGLLRVDGKDPLLYICEIPVNQVNLLDVEDRTFQYGIVVNDITRIPRGPYFIRQPVPVVFDLTRRKTLNQVTLSCIANGYPTPEFQWYKEDFESDQLVSKRIDPLLMPRHTVSGGLLIITNPEEIKDRGKYHCVASNQYGSIVSESVQLSFGFIGEFNLKRSSENGLEHWGKAIYCDPPQYFPDIQYYWVRDVFPNFVEEDSRTFVSFDGNLYFSSLENIDRGRYSCNVQSTVSSNGRNGPFFSVEVRQHPNYQQLKFPNNFPKSFPEAPRVGEDVRLECVAFGYPVPNYNWTRKGAPLPKGVVITNYNRILVLPKVKVEDMGEYVCRATNDKVSIEGSVTVSVQATPVFTIPLGDMHMDRGEDLLWTCEAFGIPDVNYLWLRNGQVLDPLSLEQGDRERFEIRENVLIIRKLDPDRDQAMYQCKASNQIAERYSSGQLRILDIKPSFAKKPLESDIYAADGGNVTIACNPEAAPRPKYVWRKDGFAIGSGGRRIILPSGHLLINPVSMEDVGNFTCTAENRFGSDSSTGRVIVLRGPVFVEEPPNRILTTVGQTEQLRCRASAEGILDLAYIWKHNGITLRFDSSPVDFHDNLEAAHYIRSREGSLEINNITLGQAGEYECVAKTSVGRISTKTHLFVYGPPGAVGGVQVLELTSSSAVLRWTDGATNGDPIRLYMVEGRTNWNQTWSVLAMNITAKDVDRLTSRKEAQLINTVSPYSTYEFRISAANTLGYGPSSIPSPQYNTRPDRIFQPPTNVGGGGGKTGDLTITWTPFVGQQQNASGTYYKVFWRRLAGVDADVTEESEYQSQIVKHSRSAGLFVATVDRNRRYYYTPYKVKVQGCNDVGCGQESPEVSIYSAEDVPQVAPNQVAARAFNSTSLNVTWLPMDLSRKQMRGNMIGFRIKYWRRQDKEDASVFYLSRSTRNEALIVGLMPDTYYWVRVMAYNGAGEGPQSERFLERTFKKAPLKPPTTVQVVAVNPSTVRVTWRYVAPSIEEEPLIGYKVRVWESDQDMSTANDTLVPLGRKLEAYVTGLSWGKRYNLRVLAYSQGGDGKMSSPTWVFRMGDDSDVNSSVQMNVAILVLLASVILSICQTFTYNLGLYT
- the LOC124209688 gene encoding myoneurin-like; protein product: MGLLGDVVNQVVNSVPIVGHIKGMVHYACGDTERGDAAVRSATRTTVVLGAGVAGALAGPAGAVAAATAAGAAADLTFYANGEPQLHGIARVIKTPRKSLSWLAAGINVLGDGCLGVSLGVSAGLGVIGLNGSVLEEQLTNVAMNGAFLAWTTFNSAGTENRNAKRKRAATETPGTSDDSTGRPKRPKTNDNKQEMIVGRDANTHQAISGSSGVTDIRMEAVFQESRIQQSYSIVTNALASTERAPTVHSSTTLEKKTWNFSGKHSAEAVVEIQRLQGFSNSHGGLSNNDPNFSRNSVGLRCDEDEEEDEDEDILSTNLSLSTSKNGNCSSSKHTVKTKRPNENMRANSMSSKRNHKERYSCQVCRKMFPTPSNLAAHFRIHSGTKPFKCDLCSRSFRQKIHLQSHMRSIHKIIVDK